The Micromonospora krabiensis genome window below encodes:
- a CDS encoding sensor histidine kinase codes for MRTRDWPIRSKLTALVIVPVTALLALWIFATTLTFGPALDLLAARTYLYDLGRPGEAVVAELQRERRLTVVQLAGTTALPALAEQRQRTDRAVQELRSRVDGEELRDAADAALESRIDRLVEGLDALPAGREFIDQRKMDRAGAFGLYSGVISSAFQAFTGMAALPEPDLNREALALTALGRSRELLGQADTLLAGALTAGRFGEGEHTRLVQIIGNQRLLAEDAVADLPAADRTAYQRLTEGQAFARLRTMQDTLLAADRSASPPVDPAAWQASYDAAQQELREFELAAADGLADRSVPTAVRVLVRLAAAGLLGLIAVVASVLVAVQVGRSLARRLSGVRTAAQDLAEQRLPDVVTRLRRGEHVDVAREAPPLEYGNDEIGQVGRAFTEVQRTAIQSAVDEVTLRRGLNEVFLNIARRSQGLVHRQLALLDRMERGTEDPDELAELFQVDHLATRLRRHAEDLVILAGAAPGRGWRNPVAMVDLARGAISEVEAYDRVDITTVQPAGVLGRAVGDVIHLLAELIENATAFSPPATRVVITGQRVANGYALEITDQGLGMSEAAIEAANRRLTRSPEFDPAESARLGLFVVARLAARHGVKVSLRRSEPTGVIAVVLVPGDLITDEPAPLGLDLPAGRGPARPDRRLARGARRSTVPRPRAAAAGRGATGHPAVGGSAVANGTVEPNGTGAGRGRPDAAGADVPAGSEVAGEIDGLPRRVRRRTPGTGAARPTIADQPTPRAPEEVRRIMSALQSGTARGRQAAEEAGPTPPPAARANGAVPANGPDANGAVPSSGGGTGGADAEGGVAPAGDDSIRPPDAPAATEPSTETERDA; via the coding sequence ATGAGAACGCGCGACTGGCCGATCCGCTCGAAGCTGACCGCACTGGTGATCGTGCCGGTAACGGCTCTGCTCGCGCTGTGGATCTTCGCCACGACGCTCACCTTCGGGCCGGCCCTCGATCTGCTCGCCGCCCGCACCTACCTCTACGACCTCGGCCGGCCCGGTGAGGCCGTCGTCGCCGAGCTCCAGCGCGAACGCCGGCTGACCGTGGTGCAGCTCGCCGGCACCACGGCGCTGCCCGCCTTGGCCGAGCAACGGCAACGGACCGACCGGGCCGTCCAGGAGCTGCGCAGCCGGGTCGACGGCGAGGAGCTGCGGGACGCCGCCGACGCCGCGCTGGAGTCGCGGATCGACCGGTTGGTGGAGGGCCTGGACGCGCTGCCGGCCGGGCGGGAGTTCATCGACCAGCGCAAGATGGACCGGGCCGGTGCCTTCGGCCTCTACAGTGGAGTGATCTCGTCGGCGTTCCAGGCCTTCACGGGGATGGCGGCGCTGCCGGAGCCCGACCTCAACCGGGAGGCCCTCGCCCTGACCGCTCTGGGCCGCTCGCGGGAGCTGCTCGGCCAGGCCGACACCCTGTTGGCCGGCGCGCTCACCGCCGGACGGTTCGGCGAGGGCGAGCACACCCGACTCGTCCAGATCATCGGCAACCAGCGGCTGCTCGCCGAGGACGCGGTGGCCGATCTGCCCGCCGCCGACCGGACGGCGTACCAGCGGCTCACCGAGGGTCAGGCGTTCGCCCGGCTGCGCACCATGCAGGACACCCTGCTCGCCGCCGACCGCTCGGCGTCGCCGCCGGTCGACCCGGCCGCCTGGCAGGCCAGCTACGACGCGGCCCAGCAGGAGCTTCGCGAGTTCGAGCTCGCGGCGGCCGACGGACTGGCCGACCGGTCGGTGCCCACGGCCGTCCGCGTCCTCGTGCGACTGGCCGCCGCCGGCCTGCTCGGGTTGATCGCCGTCGTGGCGTCGGTGCTGGTGGCGGTGCAGGTCGGCCGCTCGCTGGCCCGCCGGCTCAGCGGCGTACGCACGGCGGCGCAGGACCTGGCCGAGCAGCGGCTGCCCGACGTGGTGACGCGGCTGCGCCGGGGCGAGCACGTCGACGTGGCGCGTGAGGCGCCGCCACTGGAGTACGGCAACGACGAGATCGGCCAGGTGGGCCGCGCCTTCACGGAGGTGCAGCGGACGGCGATCCAGTCGGCTGTGGACGAGGTCACCCTGCGGCGTGGGCTCAACGAGGTGTTCCTCAACATCGCCCGGCGCAGCCAGGGCCTCGTGCACCGCCAACTCGCCCTGCTCGACCGGATGGAGCGCGGCACCGAGGACCCGGACGAGCTGGCGGAGCTGTTCCAGGTGGACCACCTCGCCACCCGGCTCCGCCGGCACGCGGAGGACCTGGTCATCCTCGCGGGCGCGGCTCCCGGCCGGGGTTGGCGCAACCCGGTCGCGATGGTCGACCTGGCCCGTGGGGCGATCTCCGAGGTCGAGGCGTACGACCGGGTCGACATCACGACCGTGCAGCCGGCGGGGGTGCTGGGCCGAGCGGTCGGCGACGTGATCCACCTGCTCGCCGAGCTGATCGAGAACGCCACCGCGTTCTCGCCGCCCGCCACCCGGGTCGTCATCACCGGGCAGCGGGTCGCCAACGGTTACGCCCTGGAGATCACCGACCAGGGTCTGGGCATGTCGGAGGCGGCGATCGAGGCCGCCAACCGCAGGCTGACCCGATCGCCGGAGTTCGACCCGGCGGAGAGCGCGCGGCTCGGCCTGTTCGTGGTCGCCCGGCTGGCGGCCCGGCACGGGGTGAAGGTGAGTCTGCGCCGGTCCGAGCCGACCGGCGTGATCGCCGTGGTGCTCGTACCCGGCGATCTGATCACCGACGAGCCGGCGCCGCTGGGCCTGGACCTGCCGGCCGGTCGCGGGCCGGCCCGGCCGGACCGGCGGCTGGCCCGGGGTGCGCGACGGAGCACGGTGCCACGGCCACGGGCCGCTGCCGCCGGCCGGGGCGCGACGGGCCACCCGGCCGTCGGTGGGTCCGCGGTCGCGAACGGCACGGTCGAGCCGAACGGCACCGGCGCCGGGCGGGGGCGTCCGGACGCCGCCGGCGCGGACGTCCCGGCCGGCTCGGAGGTCGCCGGCGAGATCGACGGCCTGCCCCGGCGGGTCCGGCGACGGACCCCGGGCACGGGGGCCGCCCGGCCGACGATCGCCGACCAGCCGACGCCCCGGGCCCCCGAGGAGGTACGCCGGATCATGTCCGCCCTGCAGTCCGGCACCGCCCGGGGCCGCCAGGCCGCCGAGGAGGCAGGCCCCACCCCGCCCCCCGCCGCGCGGGCCAACGGTGCGGTCCCGGCCAACGGCCCGGACGCGAACGGCGCGGTCCCGAGCAGCGGCGGTGGGACCGGCGGCGCCGACGCCGAGGGCGGGGTTGCGCCCGCCGGTGACGATTCCATCCGGCCGCCCGATGCCCCGGCGGCCACCGAACCATCGACCGAGACCGAGAGGGATG